Within the Pagrus major chromosome 4, Pma_NU_1.0 genome, the region gtgtccttatATCAACTGTGACTCGACCTGCAGTCAGCCATTTGCCAGCCTTCTTGGCTTGTAACAACTGGGCTGAACAGTAAAGATAAATGACTCAGCGTACTTATAACAGTGGTACCTTGAGAGCATAATATTTTTTGAGATGGTACACGGTGTCAAGTTTGAGACATACTGTTCTATGACaccaaaataaatatgtttgtgttacagGTCTTTGTTGTTTGGCCAAAGCTAGAGATAtaaagatgtcactttgtgtcatgggaaaatgtgatgagcatgtttcactattttctgacattttatagaacaaTCAATCAGTTTTATCTCAGATCAATcgaaaaaacacaaaacgaaTGCCCTAAAACTGACGACCACCAACagcagtaaaacaacaacaatggcaaTACAATAATCTAGGCTACCACACAATGGTACAACAATATCACAAGGGACAGGGGGAGATGGATGATCCTGGGGCGGCCAGCTCTGCCACTGCAGGCCATTCACTGTGTCCAGCAGGAGGGAAGCTGAAAGGACAAAATCAGCACAACGGCAAACAAAAGGCAGGAAGAGGACACATCCGGTAATTTTTACATAATTTAGATTATGTGAATTATTCCTGGACATcagaggacacacaaacacccaacAGGCCAGAGTCAAAGAGAAGAGCAAGAGACATGTAAATGTAACAGTTGGAGCATGAATGCAGTGTGGTAACACCTCCccaaacatgaaacatttaattaaagctgcggctaacaattattttcttttctccaacCGACAATCCACAACCCCGAggtatttcatttattatctcGTGACAAAAGGACCAGAGCAAATCGCCACTGGTCGGCATAATTTTCTGTTGACATACAGTACTTATCTTAGTTGCTTCAGTGCTGCATTTAAATAGAGCTACATGCAATTCTTTTTATTACAGATTAATATGGTGACTAAAAAATGACTccttcacattgtttttttgtttcctacCAACAGTCCACAACCCAAAGCAATTAACAATGAtataaaatagagaaaaaaaataaaatcctcacatttgagaagctggaaccagagaatgtTTGCTTGATAAACGACTTGAATGATAACTGGGTATCAGTATTGTTGTGGATTCATCTTACGTCATCCACTAATCAACTGACCGTCTGTTTCAGaacaacatttaatatttacagtatggGTGCAAATTTTGAgcagtttcttttatttaaattgtcGGCTCCATTAtcgattaatgattaataatgtatgaaatatgttggatgTTTCTCCATTGGAAAACCACTGACTTGATCTATGTGTGATGCAGAATCAGAGAAGGCTACATTAGGAGtcaatttactttatttttgagAGGTAGATTCAAATGTTTAATAAGGTATTATTAGCAAAATATGAACTGATCACAAATGATTTCCACGCACAGTAAAATCCATATTCCAGCAATGCTTTACTGCTTTTTGTgcaaggaaaaataaaatgggtAACCAATAGGACAATTTTATCATATAATAAAAAAGGTGTCGTCGACAGCTTTGCTCAATCAACAACAGTTAGatgattaattttgtttttctgctcctGTTCAACCTCAGTGCCTGTACCACCAACCTGCTCCTCCTTCCAGTGCTTTGTTCTGAACGGAGCATGTTGAGGGGGTTGGGTATAAGAAACAGGGTGTGGCTTCactgttgtcatggcaacagaGATATCCCTGCTTTGAACCCCATCAACCAGTCACCGTATGGAGTGGAGGAACGATGGCACATGcagaaaacattacaaacatgCATGCTGTAATCGACATGGAGTCTCTGCCTGCAGCCCCgtcacacatacaaacagcacacagagcCGAGCGCCTGCACATGGAGGAGACACGCACAATGGTTTTCTGAGCAATTCCAAAGACCTGTAATAACCTGAGATACATCCAATACTATCCCCTTTAGTGACAGAGTGATAGGCTCTCCGGTTTCTCAGAGTTCAAACATGCATAGCCCATCAGTTATACCAGCAATACTGCTGTACAGCAATATCTCCCCTAATAGGCTGCTGCTGTTATAAAACACAAGGTTACATGACATTATTAGGCTTCGTAAACAGGAGTCAACGGGTTctctgagtgtttctgtgtgatgtgatgaGCGCCTGACCTGCAGACAACCCCATAGAGGAGGTGGTAGAACATAAAGCAGAGGAGCTGATGTCTCCATACTGCCAAAATCTGCTGTTCAGTATGTCAGTGGTTATTGTGTACAAGTGAGATTTGACAACAAGAGGCTGAATTTACCTCCAACAAACATCAGACATTACAGCAGCACCAGATTGGAAAATTGCTTACATATATTCAAAAATAAACCAGTTCTCGACATTAGATATGCAAAGCCCTTGTGCACTTCCATCATCTGAAAGCTGCACCATTATTCAGTCCCAGTCCCTCAGACAAACAGCTCAATATCAGTCAGCATAGCTTTGCTTTCCAAACGTAGCTGCATTTAGAAGATATGAAACACTTACTATGGAGCCCCAAAGTTATTCAATGGCAGCTGcactaatgaaatgaaaaaaagcttGATCAATACAGTATTTTACTTTCAACATATTGTTAGACCTAACTGTTATAAGCCATATAAAATGGACTGTAATAGCCACACACTGTATATGTTAAGAAATATTACCATCTGGTGGTGAAATGTAGTACTGCGTAACACTGCTGCTGACCCAGATGGGTGTCAAGGGGAAAAGACTCAAAAAAgtggagaaacaaacacaaagacttcAACATGTATCATGTCAGGACAATAAAAATGGCTTTCATAGTCACCGAACCTCAACTGAATTGGAAACCTATGGGAGAAGAAATCTTTGGAGGATTTCCTCGAACAACCTATGAGAGGAAAACATACCTTTTATCGCCCCCCATTACCTTTAAGTTAGCTAACTTGGCAAACGAACCAGCTAAAAGCCCAAACTGTATTTGGaatagggatgtaacggtatgaaaatttcacaccacggtaatagtgaccaaaattatcacggttatcggtataccgcggtatttttaaaatgtcttcaaaatgttgaaaaaacactgatacactgataaattgaaataatttcaccaagatttatatttaaatagatttattatatattaaaaggcttagggtataagcagcctgtttttgaaacgcgtcctgtaatgtctgcgttacagaggtagaatgagatgtactggcagtagcactcgattggccagcagatcctctctgtgaaaaaaattaatagaaaatgtcattattaattattactgtcattgttacttaatactaagggtgcaaccaacagatcacaaaactcacaatctagatcatgtcacttttgtgagaaacaggttggataattttttagatcaaaacaaaaaggattattgttgaattaattatgaacactattttggctcttatctctatctagacacttgttatattcaccatttcagattattctttatatatagtctattctacaaataatccacaagtattatatatttctgatattacttatatatatattggctgtctgtctctgtctgcttgctcgtctgttgtcaatggactcggtcaatctgattggtctaatggctgctgagccacaggtagatgctgctccggtgaacggagctcagatgaaagtcagtcatctcagtcagtttgcattcactaactcagtccacccagtacgtgtttgtctcaaatcctcctcactgcagctctgcatcaatgtttggggaattattaggtcgactttaaaaagtgaaatctacaattaataagcgtttcagataacgtgccaaatcacggatcaacttcgttcagttataccactatctggtcagtttgcattagtgacaacagcaaattagacagagaaaactcgacatacacacatcattcacctgagcttaaggttaatttaccttgcattcgctgaacagttgagggcgatggtcgcgcaaataagtaagtaaattggatgtgttgctgcccctcgcaacaactttcttcttgcagctcctgcagatacgCTGCCATCgtcgaccagctgtccctgagcattcttataataaccaaaatacgcccagacttcagatttggttctctttgaaggcggaaaaatgccttgagggccgctactatcacgtctTCCCTCcaccatgtcttcttcactacataacaagcgcacgttgcacgctgcgcctgcgtagggagacttggataaagtatctcgcgagttttccacaccgtggttatcgaccgcggcggttaccatggtaattaaaacataaacggtaaccttcaccgtcgggaatgttaccgtggtttaccgtgacaccggtaaccgttacatccctaattTGGAAAACTAgaaaacaggatatttttttcttttggtggctgtaatttaaaaaagtaaacaaaaacagcccCACCAATTAGTCTCCTAAGATCCCATCATCCAAATGTTAAGATTGCCCAGCCTCCATTACTGTTCACTTAGCTAACTTTGCTAACTAACCAtctaaccattttttttttctttaggagGCTGTAATTTTAAATTGTAcaggtttagaaaaaaaaatcatataaaaacGAAACATTAAACAATATGTACAAGCACAGCCATACAACTAAGCATCGTAACAGCCAAGTATTAAGATAGCTAGCCTCAGGCCTTGCTAACTGTTTGATTTGTCGTTCGTCCCTCAGAATTCCGACAGTTTTTGACAGCATTTAAACGCAGCAGAGTCGTTTGAGCACGAAACAGCAAACAGCgggacaacagcagcagcttcagcagctaGCTGAAGAGTTActgggcttttatttttatacgtATAATTACTAGTTGAAACTAGCTAACAAGGCTAATAAACGCTGTTGCCATGTTTAGGAATAAGTCTGCCTGGTTCTCCAGTAGTGCACCACAGGAATGTCACAACTTTTGGGGTAAGTGCTGTCAGCTAGCTAACTGTTAATCTACTATCAGGTCAAGGTTTATAGTAgcctgtgtttattttagttagCAATCTAAGAGACTGACATTGTGTTAGGTTAATGTTATGGTGAAACAAAAATTTAAGTAAAAACAGTGCCACTTACCAAGATTAGGAATCTGTGCTGCCTCCATGACAGCCAAGGCCAGTAGATATGATGTACTTGGCCTCAGACTctgacagatagacagacagacagcctccTATTAGATCTGTAATGCTTGTAAAGCCTATTCCCCTTGATCaaacttaaataaaagtttCAGCGTAACAGACTGGTGTAGTTTGTAGCCTTAAAACCTGACAATCAGTTAGCATTATGGCACAtccagttccctcgtctcaaagtcaatgagatttttgaactgttcagttcagttcagttcattttcttgaccgctatatccgtgagggtcgcgggaatgttgccgctttatccccccctttcGGGGGGTTGCGGGgcttactggggccaaatccagtgttcatatgggcggaggccagggtatatccctggacgagtcgccagctcatcgcagggccctctgacggcagaggctgccacacaaggtgccaactgcgcgtcaggagcaatttcggggttcagtatcttgctcaaggatacttcggcatgtggctcagttccgcccaggggagcctGGGTCACcggtcacctgctctacccactgagccacagccgccccatATTGAACACATTTGAActggtttttggttaaatgcctgaaataaggtctgtggttaccacaggcttaagatatttacacattttgttctacaacataaaattcatcattaaatgtcccagaATTTAATTATAATGCGCTTACATGTCTTAAAAAtggtggttgctaacaagtggctaaatgagactacagactttagttacaaactattctaactttaactttacttacaagtttatgatacttacatgttttgttcagcaagataatcttcacagatgaacaccacttttgtgattttcgaagtgtaaattaaatcgctagacgtaaaaagctaacgttgtgtttgccacagagattattttcggCAATAATCGAAAATCCAATTGAAAAGTCTcacaggctttttgtcgaggggaCCAGTCTATGCCAGTCTATACATCAAGTCTCCTGAACCACCTGCAGTTCAGCATGGCTCAAGAATTCctttacacatttaaattggACCTGCTATTGTCAGTTTGAGCTGgctttttgcttaaaataacatttttcttgtaGTTTTGGAGGGTGGGACCATTGCTGGTTGGAGAACAGCAGACTACCTTTTCAGCAAGGACGCTACATGTCCTGACACTCTGAGGTGAGCGTGTTTGAGAGACGAAAAGCTGCACATTTATCATCTAGCAGATCATTTGAAAGTCATGTTTCCATCATTTCTGGTTTTTTCAGGATATTTGAGAGCAAAGATTATCTTTGGAACAAGGTGGTGGTTTTTCACTGCTTGTTTCTGTCCACCTGTGAGAAGAGACAGAGCGTCAAGTCTGTGTGCATTGGTCATTATGTGCTGCCTCCGGCCTCAGTGCAGGAAGGTGAGGACAACTATGTTTATTGATTTGTTGTGAAACATGCTAAATCAGTGGATCCCAACCTTGGGATCTGGACCTGTAAGGAGATCCCAGCATTAGTCTGAAGGGTTACAAGATggttaacaataaaaaaaataaaaaacatatttaatctTTGTTAATACTGGATTGTTTTACCTCTTCGGGCCTCAGAAATATTCAAAGGGATGAGTCATTCGTTTGATGAAAACCAATTTTATGAATTACTCAACTCCTGCCATGTTTTGTCTGATTATCATTTAAGAAGTGAGAAACGTGGTTGGGAGGTTGATTTGGGAGTGTGAAGATGAGCAGTCAGAAGCAGAGGTAAGTACACCAGGATGTTGAATTTACACAAAGGCAGATCATGTAAATTACTGTAAGCTTCttagtttaattctgtttttcagGGTTCCCATAAGAGTTTGAGTTACCAGACAGAGGATGAGCACAGTGAAGGAGAAGTCAGCACAAGCAAGTATGTTAAATATTTAGAAACTCAAAAAAGAGCTCAGAAAATTGTAAACCGTCCCGTAAACTAATTTTGCCTTTGATGCTCTTTAAGCAGCTGCGAACCATGTGACACAGACTCATCAGGAAGTGAAGCCCCTTTATGTGGTCATTTGCGGGATTATCCAGTTAGTAACATGTTCACAGGTGAAACATTAATGTTAATTTCATAATTTCAATCATACTGTTCTTTGAGTAAATGTCTGTAGTTGTTTTTGATTAGATAATAAGCGATAACTAACCATATTGAAGATGTGGTGCAATCTGTATTTTTAGATTATGAGACAATCTTTTGTAGGTATTGGaagtatgttttgtattgttcaGTGTGTTGACATTATGctttttattctggtgacttgTTCACTGTAGGGTATGTCAGCATGGACAACCTGCAGAAATATTCAGATGATCTGTGTGATTTCCATCCCGGGTGTGTCCGATGCTCCAACTGTAAAGCCCACTGCTGCTTGCCACACACATAAAGCAGTCGTGCACTCAGAGACAAGCATGTTGAAGAAGAATAAATATCAGTTGTGGTATTAACAGTCAcaagaaatatatataatataccaGAAAATgagttatgtgtttgtttgtttttttatggttgCATTGCCCGCTTGCACTGTAGATGTTTACAgtgacataaaataaatgtgtaccATGGCTAATGCTGATTTCATTTTGTCCACATTATTTCattgtgtctgctgtttgttttatccCTCTCACATAGTCCCATTTTGTTCACGTTGCCCAGTGAAATTGAAATAGATAAATGGTACAAAAGGGTAAAATAACTTACATCTGCCTGACAGTGTGTACAATACTGCTCAGTTTCTGATATGACAACGGAGTGACGATACACTTGAATTAAAATTGTTAAGTTGTCCATAAGAGGAGTCAAGTAATTTGTGCACTCAACTAACATACTTACTTTCTAAAGGTATACCTGACCAGACaatgttttgtactttttaagAAATACAGCACAAGGTGGAAAAatcacagatgacagacagcaCGAGACAAGTGAGACATATAGAAAAGTGTATTGTAAGAACAAATATACCAAAATGGAAAGGCTTTACAGCTGTTTACAATTtgattaaacaaacactttcttCAATAAGACAttttggcttttctttttttaaaattgactTTCAATAAGACATTTGAAATCAGAAAGTTTTCTCTACAATGTAGAAACCATtagaagagggggaaaaaagaaattgtTGACATATTGTTTCACAATCACATTAGTAATCAGAAAGATGGTTatttcatacaaaaacaaacaggtaCTATACTCAAAATGGTttcaatttaattaaatgtaaataataataaataaaattctcatcagatgaaaacaaactgctgtACCTCATTCTGTACAGCCTGTTTCCTATTGGACAATCGTATCGGACTGAGCGTAGTATAACGTTAAAGTTAAAGGGTTTTTAATGGTAATCACATCACGGCATATCTATTAGACAGGTTTAATATCAGCCTTTAATTactaaaaacataatttaaatacGTTGCAAAGTAATACAGAGCAATGTGAGGGTTAAATGTAGTTAAATGAGCGAGGTTGAATTTCTTTGCGTGGCCGCGCTCACCCCTGCAGAGTGGACTGTTCCACGGGTCGTTAGCCAATCACATGCTTTGTTTTGGTACCTGCCCTGCTAACAGGAAGGTGTAGCTCGCTCGCTCGCTGCTGTGTGTACTTTGACACCAGCAGGACTGAGGTTTGTCTCTCCGGACTCTTCATCTGTCTGGTTCATGTTCATCCTGCTGTCAGCTCGCTGTCACACCCGTCATGTCGCAGGAGAATCTGTCCGTGGTGCTGCACTCTCAGGGAGACCTGCGGCTGGTAGGAGACCGACACAAACGTGGTCCGTGTACATGTGGCGATTAGTTACACTCGGTGTGACTTCAACTGAATCCAACCTTTCTGCATTTTCTTACAGGAAAACCGTCCCGTCCCTGAGCCAGGACCTGATGGTATGACACTTCTTAACAAGTTACAGGCCACTTCAACAAAATATGTAGACTGTGTGTGCAGGTTATTGTGagtgaaattaaataaacttcAT harbors:
- the terb2 gene encoding telomere repeats-binding bouquet formation protein 2 isoform X1 → MFRNKSAWFSSSAPQECHNFWVLEGGTIAGWRTADYLFSKDATCPDTLRIFESKDYLWNKVVVFHCLFLSTCEKRQSVKSVCIGHYVLPPASVQEEVRNVVGRLIWECEDEQSEAEGSHKSLSYQTEDEHSEGEVSTSNSCEPCDTDSSGSEAPLCGHLRDYPVSNMFTGYVSMDNLQKYSDDLCDFHPGCVRCSNCKAHCCLPHT
- the terb2 gene encoding telomere repeats-binding bouquet formation protein 2 isoform X2 yields the protein MFRNKSAWFSSSAPQECHNFWVLEGGTIAGWRTADYLFSKDATCPDTLRIFESKDYLWNKVVVFHCLFLSTCEKRQSVKSVCIGHYVLPPASVQEEVRNVVGRLIWECEDEQSEAEGSHKSLSYQTEDEHSEGEVSTSNCEPCDTDSSGSEAPLCGHLRDYPVSNMFTGYVSMDNLQKYSDDLCDFHPGCVRCSNCKAHCCLPHT